One part of the Desulfovibrio desulfuricans genome encodes these proteins:
- a CDS encoding exonuclease SbcCD subunit D C-terminal domain-containing protein: MRVLHTSDWHIGRTLYGRKRYEEFEAFLTWLAETIQQNEIDVLLVAGDVFDTSAPSNRAQELYYRFLCRVAASSCRHVVVVAGNHDSPSFLNAPKELLKALDVHVVGNSTASPEDEVLVLCNEQDAPELIVCAVPYLRDRDIRVAEAGESVEDKERKLIEGIHTHYAAVAALAEQKREELGADIPIVGTGHLFTAGGQTVDGDGVRELYVGSLAHVTAGIFPVCFNYLALGHLHVPQKVNGSETIRYSGSPLPMGFGEAKQQKSVCQVEFHSTAASVQLIDVPIFQKLERVKGDWDGISNRILELSAMDSQGWLEVIYDGTEVIGDLRERLEAAISGTQMEILRIKNNRIIDRVLGQIHEEETLDDLNVNDVFERCLAVHDVPEEQRPELLRAYQETVSSLYEDDVQAE, encoded by the coding sequence ATGAGAGTTCTCCATACATCCGACTGGCATATCGGCCGCACCCTTTACGGCAGAAAACGCTACGAGGAATTCGAGGCTTTTCTGACATGGCTGGCGGAGACCATTCAGCAGAATGAAATTGATGTCTTGTTGGTGGCGGGTGATGTATTTGACACCAGCGCCCCGAGCAACCGCGCCCAGGAGCTCTATTACCGGTTCCTGTGCCGGGTGGCCGCCTCATCCTGTCGGCATGTTGTCGTCGTCGCGGGCAACCACGATTCCCCATCCTTCCTCAATGCTCCCAAGGAGCTGCTCAAGGCCCTTGATGTCCACGTGGTCGGTAATAGCACCGCATCCCCGGAAGATGAAGTGCTGGTGCTCTGTAATGAGCAGGACGCTCCGGAATTGATTGTTTGCGCCGTGCCCTACCTTCGCGACAGGGATATCCGAGTGGCGGAAGCGGGTGAAAGCGTCGAGGACAAGGAGCGGAAACTGATCGAAGGCATTCACACCCATTACGCCGCCGTCGCGGCTTTGGCCGAACAGAAGCGTGAAGAACTCGGGGCAGATATTCCCATCGTTGGCACGGGGCATCTGTTCACCGCAGGCGGACAAACCGTCGATGGTGATGGCGTGCGCGAACTCTATGTCGGCTCCTTGGCTCACGTGACTGCCGGGATTTTTCCTGTCTGCTTCAACTATCTGGCGCTGGGGCACCTCCACGTCCCCCAAAAGGTGAACGGCTCCGAAACCATTCGGTACAGCGGCTCTCCTCTGCCCATGGGGTTCGGAGAGGCAAAACAGCAGAAGAGCGTTTGCCAGGTTGAGTTCCACAGCACGGCTGCATCCGTACAGCTGATCGATGTGCCAATTTTTCAGAAACTTGAGCGCGTCAAAGGAGACTGGGACGGCATCTCAAACCGCATTCTTGAATTGTCGGCGATGGACTCCCAAGGCTGGCTCGAAGTCATTTACGACGGTACTGAGGTTATCGGCGACCTGCGTGAACGCCTGGAGGCTGCGATTTCCGGCACCCAGATGGAAATTCTCCGCATAAAGAACAACCGCATCATCGACCGCGTGCTGGGACAAATCCATGAAGAGGAAACACTCGACGATTTGAACGTGAACGACGTGTTCGAACGATGCCTCGCCGTCCATGACGTGCCCGAAGAGCAGCGGCCAGAGCTGCTTCGGGCCTACCAGGAAACGGTCTCGTCTCTCTATGAAGACGATGTGCAGGCGGAATAG